The DNA sequence ATTTGCTCCATGGATTGTACCTGACGCGCGACTTAACCCCAAGAACACAAGACTACATCCTGAGCTTTGGCGAGCGCAGTAGCGCTTTTATTTTGGCTCAGGTTCTGGATAGCTATGGCACACCTGCTCGGTACGTCAATGCCAAAGAGATCATTCGGACAGATGACAAGTTCGGAAGTGCCAATGTGGATTGGAACTGCACATCAGAAGCCATCAATCGGCATTTTGCCCAATACCCAGATCAGGTATCTGTCGTGACCGGCTTTATCGCCTCCACTGACCAAGGCATTACCACGACATTGGGGCGTGGAGGCTCCGATTATTCGGCCTCAATCATCGCCTCCTGTCTCAAAGCAGAGGAGATTCAAATCTGGACCGACGTGGATGGTGTGATGACCGCCGATCCTCGACGCGTACGTCAGGCATTCCCGGTACCGACCATGAGTTATGAGGAGGCAATGGAAATGTCTCACTTTGGCGCAAGGGTTATCTACCCGCCCACGATCCTTCCTGCTCTCGAACAGGACATTCCGGTTCGAATCAAGAATACCTTTAACCCGGATGCTGAAGGCACGCTCATCAGCAGCAAACCCGATCCTTACGATACCACCGTCAAGGGAATAGCCTCAATCGGCAACGTTTCGCTGGTTACACTCGAAGGTAGCGGGCTTTTCACCGCGTCTACCATCTCGGCGAGGCTTTTTCAGGTTTTGGCTAACGAGAAAATCAACGCATTCCTGATTACCCAAGGATCTTCCCAGCATAGCATCTGCTTTGCAATCCGTCCTGAGGACTCCGAATCCACCAAGCTTGCAATGGAATCCGAGTTTGAGTTGGAAATCAAAAGCAATTGGATTCGTCCAATCAAGGTGGAATTGGATCGTGCGATTATTTCCGTTATTGGAGATAACATGAAGAGTCAGCCGGGTATTTCAGGAAAATTTTTCCAAGCCCTCGGCAAAAACGGGATCAATGTGATTGCCACAGCCCAAGGTTCTTCCGAACGAAATATCTCGGTCGTCATCCGAAAGGAAGATGAAGCCAAGGCGCTTACAGCTGTGCATGACGTCTTCTTCCTATCCAATTACTATACCCTCAACCTGTTTGTTGTGGGAGCGGGATTGGTCGGGAGTACCCTTCTCCGTCAGATTCAGGAGCAGGCGGAATTTCTTATGGAAACCCAATTCGTTGAAGTCAAAGTCGTCGGATTGGCCAATTCCAGAAAAATGCTCTTCGATCTGCAAGGGATTGACCCTGAAAATTGGTCCAAAGAACTCGGAGAACGGGGAAAGACGAGCGATCTTCTCGGCTTCATCCAAGAGATGAAGGAATTGAACTTGCCGAACAGTGTATTTGTAGACAACACGGCGAGTGGGCTCATCCCTCCCCACTATGGTGGAATTCTCGAATCGGCGATTTCAATCTCCACGCCCAATAAGATCGCCGTATCAGGCCCGTATCACGAATATTCCCGCCTGAAAAATCTTGCGGACAAGCATAGCGTGAAGTTTTTCTACGAAACCAATGTAGGTGCTGGACTTCCCGTATTGACGACCCTGAAAGATCTGATTGATTCTGGAGACCGAATTTTGAAAATCGAAGGGGTGCTTTCCGGATCATTGTCCTACATCTTCAATACGTTCCGCGAAGGAGTTCCTTTTAGTTCCGTGGTCGAAGAGGCACAGACACTCGGGTATACAGAACCAGATCCACGGATCGACCTAAGTGGAAAGGATGTCGCTCGAAAACTGCTGATTTTGGCGCGGGAATCCGGCCTTCACATGGAGCCGGAGGATATCGAGGTGGAAAACATTCTGCCTCAGGCTGCCTTGGACGCACCAGATGTACCAAACTTCATGGAAGAGCTCAAAAAGGCAGATGGTGATTTTGAGGCGAAACGCCAAGCAGCTGCAGCTGAAGGTAAAGTCTTGCGCTTCATTGCCACGTTGGAAGATGGCCAAGCTAAGATCTCACTGCAGGCACTTGATGGAGAAAACCCTTTCTATAATCTCTCAGGGAGTGATAACATGATTGTATTCACCTCCTTGCGCTATCGGGATCGTCCCTTGGTCATCAAAGGCCCAGGCGCTGGAGCAGAAGTGACAGCAGCGGGGGTATTTGCCGAGATCTTGAGAATCGGTTATTACCTTTCCTAAAAGTGTTTCAATGAAAAGTACGCCCCAACCGATGTGATCGGTTGGGGCGTTTTTCATCTTGTAGGGCTTTCAACTTGAAAACTTAGGACGAAGATTGCTTCTAGGCTACTCTATTCAGGAAAATCGATCAACTGGACATCAAACCGGAGATTTTCATCTGGTTCAATTCCCACATCAGGCAATCCAATTGTCCCGTAGGCATTGCCAGAGGGAACGAGCACAACGGCCGCACTACCTCTAGTCAACTCCCTGATTCCATCTCGCAATCCCAAAATGATCTCTCCCATCAACAGTTGGACGGTATCGGTATTTGCAGGGATCAATTCCCGCCCAGATAAGGTTTGGCTACTGTAAATAACCTGAACCGTATCTAGCGTCAAGGGCTTGTCAGTCGTATCTATGGGGATTGTATAGCTGACGAAAACATCATTGGAGGTTAAATTTCCCTCCAAACCCAAAGAGTCCGCATACGCCTGAATGGCAATCAAATCATCTACCAGCTGGGCAGCCTCCCGTTCTGCTTCCGCGTCGGGATCCACACACGAGGCGCAAACCAGCGAGAGCAGAAATAGAATCGCCCAACCTCGGATGGTCCAAGTTGGGCGAAGAAAATTATAGATAGAAACCGGCTGTATCATATGATATCAACAAGCTTAATGTCAAATCTCAAGACAGCATCACCCGGAACTGCAGAACCTGCTCCGTTTGTACCATAACCAAGTCTAGAAGGAATCAAAAGCACTCCTTCAGATCCTACAGAAAAATGCGTCAATCCAAGTTGCCATCCTCGAATCAGAGTTCCCAGCTCAAATTGAACAGGAAAACCATTGGATGAATCAAATTGGGTTCCATTCAACAGGAAACCTGAATAGACGATTTCCACCTTGTCAGTGGCGTCTGGAAAATCCTGTCCATTGCCTTCTTTGGTAACGGCATAATAGACGTCATCGTCATCGAATTGGCCATCTATATTGTTGTCTGCGGCATACTCAAGAATGAGATCTTTGTCGATTGTCATCTGGTCCTCAAAAGTGACATTGTCGCTACAACCAGAAAATACGGCAATCATCGCAACCGCGAAAAAAACAGAAATCCGTTGGATTGTTTGAAACTTCATAGGTTCACTGGGTCAATTATCGAGATGAAGTTAGGCTAACGAAGGAATAAAAACAGGGCAAAAATCAGGATCATGGAAAAAAGCAGGATATACATGGTTAATTCCACCTGAATATAGTCCTTGTACTTTTGGATCAGCTCCATCAACTTCTTCATAAGGCAAATATATCAATTTTGATGGAGTTGAGGAGGGAAGGTTTATTTTGTCTGTAAACCTTTCCCATCATGCCAGTGACAGCACTTATGCCTTGCCGATGCATATCGTTCCAAGTCGGTGATGCACGTTCCCTGATCATTTCTTAATTTCGCTCAAAAAAGAGCGGCTTGCTAAATCTGGACAACATCGGAATCGAATTTGGGGGCAATTGGCTTATGCGCAACGCGAGCTATCAATTTTTGCCCAATGAGCGGATCGGCCTTATCGGTCGAAATGGGGCAGGTAAGTCCACGCTTCTCAAAGTCATAGCTGGAGAAATCATTCCCACAGAGGGAAAAATTCACAAATCCGGCAACCTCAATATTGCCTTTTTCAATCAGGATTTGCTTTCCTACCAGACTGATCGAGCGATCTTCGAGGTAGCCAAGGATGCATTTTTGCCCTTGTTGGAACAGAAGGCAAAAATTGACCTCCTCCTAAAAAAGCTCGAATCTGGGGAAGCTCCTGTCGAGGATTGGGATGAGTTGACGCAGTTACAAGACCACTTCGAGGCCCGAGAAGGAAATCAGATTGATGCAAAAGTTTCAGGCATCCTTACGGGTCTGGGATTTACCTATGACCAACAACTTCAGCCTTTCCACACCTTTTCAGGGGGATGGCGAATGCGGGTACTATTGGCCAAGCTCTTGCTGCAGGAACCAGACATCCTGTTGATGGACGAACCGACCAACCACTTGGACCTCCCTTCCATTCAGTGGCTGGAAAGCTATCTAAAAAGCTTCAAAGGCACAGTCATTCTCGTTTCTCACGACCGATTTTTCCTTGACAGAATTGCCCAGAAAATTGTGGAGATTTCGCTCAAGAAAATGCACGAGTATTCAGGCAATTACTCCTTTTACCTAAAGGAAAAGGAAGAGCGACACGAGCAGCACAAACGCGCCTACGAGAATCAACAAAAATTCATTGCTGAACAGGAAAAGTTCATCAATAGATTCCGATACAAAGCCACAAAAGCCAGGCAAGTACAAAGCAAAATCAAGCAGCTAGAGAAAATAGAGTTGCTTCAAGCTCCTGAGGAGGAACATGTC is a window from the Pontibacter sp. G13 genome containing:
- the thrA gene encoding bifunctional aspartate kinase/homoserine dehydrogenase I, with amino-acid sequence MKVLKFGGTSVASPDRIHHVASILSNYVQQGEQIAVVVSAMGKMTDLLVKMSETAANGSDAYLEDLQFFSDKHREVVNQLITDSSRHPAILQEIIDGQTELGNLLHGLYLTRDLTPRTQDYILSFGERSSAFILAQVLDSYGTPARYVNAKEIIRTDDKFGSANVDWNCTSEAINRHFAQYPDQVSVVTGFIASTDQGITTTLGRGGSDYSASIIASCLKAEEIQIWTDVDGVMTADPRRVRQAFPVPTMSYEEAMEMSHFGARVIYPPTILPALEQDIPVRIKNTFNPDAEGTLISSKPDPYDTTVKGIASIGNVSLVTLEGSGLFTASTISARLFQVLANEKINAFLITQGSSQHSICFAIRPEDSESTKLAMESEFELEIKSNWIRPIKVELDRAIISVIGDNMKSQPGISGKFFQALGKNGINVIATAQGSSERNISVVIRKEDEAKALTAVHDVFFLSNYYTLNLFVVGAGLVGSTLLRQIQEQAEFLMETQFVEVKVVGLANSRKMLFDLQGIDPENWSKELGERGKTSDLLGFIQEMKELNLPNSVFVDNTASGLIPPHYGGILESAISISTPNKIAVSGPYHEYSRLKNLADKHSVKFFYETNVGAGLPVLTTLKDLIDSGDRILKIEGVLSGSLSYIFNTFREGVPFSSVVEEAQTLGYTEPDPRIDLSGKDVARKLLILARESGLHMEPEDIEVENILPQAALDAPDVPNFMEELKKADGDFEAKRQAAAAEGKVLRFIATLEDGQAKISLQALDGENPFYNLSGSDNMIVFTSLRYRDRPLVIKGPGAGAEVTAAGVFAEILRIGYYLS
- a CDS encoding FKBP-type peptidyl-prolyl cis-trans isomerase; amino-acid sequence: MKFQTIQRISVFFAVAMIAVFSGCSDNVTFEDQMTIDKDLILEYAADNNIDGQFDDDDVYYAVTKEGNGQDFPDATDKVEIVYSGFLLNGTQFDSSNGFPVQFELGTLIRGWQLGLTHFSVGSEGVLLIPSRLGYGTNGAGSAVPGDAVLRFDIKLVDII
- a CDS encoding FKBP-type peptidyl-prolyl cis-trans isomerase codes for the protein MIQPVSIYNFLRPTWTIRGWAILFLLSLVCASCVDPDAEAEREAAQLVDDLIAIQAYADSLGLEGNLTSNDVFVSYTIPIDTTDKPLTLDTVQVIYSSQTLSGRELIPANTDTVQLLMGEIILGLRDGIRELTRGSAAVVLVPSGNAYGTIGLPDVGIEPDENLRFDVQLIDFPE